The genomic region TTTGAGAGTAAATTACTCATCTTAATATTTGGTCATTTTTTTTGGGTCTGAGGGTAAATTAGTCATCTTAGTAACTATATATACCAATATGAGATCGGGATGGAAAATAAGATACAAATCTGATATTTTTAAAATTTGATATACCAAATTTATAAGCAGCAAAAATTCGTATATCATTCAGACAAATTTCTCTATATCTAATATATATCTCCTATTTTGTAAAACAAAAAAATCCTTAACTAATTCTTAACGTAACTGTCCTCATCATAACTACTCTCTCTATAAATATAGGCACACTTTAATAATGTTCTACCATATGCTTATTGTTTGTTTTTATATGCTCTTTGTATGTATGCAAGGTAAATATCTATCTGAGATCAAATTCAAATGAATTATTAAGATTAAATAAGAAGAAATTGAAAAAAGAAACACATACACCTGTCGTCCCTGACGCGCTTTCGAAACCCAGTGTCCCGTCCCGCCCAATCAAAACCCGCGAAGCCCACAGATTGGTCCAAAACCCTCTCCAACGCGCGTAAGCCACCCACATTTCCCTTTTATCGTTTTCCCAAAACCCGAAAATGAAAAAGAAAATAAAAAAAAGAAAAAAACCGAAAAATTCAAAACAAGTAAAAAAGAAAAGCCTCTTGGTTTCTCCACCACCACCGTCCCTCCCCCTTTTTTCTCTCTCTATTTTTCGAAGAAGCAAAAAAAAGAAGAAGAAGAAGAAAAGAGGGAAGAGCAAGAAATCTAGGGTTTTCTGGATCTCTCCAGAATTAGGGCTTTCTCTCCGATCCAGTTAGACGGTGTCGTTTTGGGGGGAAAAGACGACGAGAACATGGATTCGGTCCCTTCCAACTCCCATGGCAACCTCGACGAGCAGATTGCTCAGCTCATGCAGTGCAAGCCTTTGTCCGAACAAGAGGTACCTTCGCCCGTTTTCTCCTTCGATTTCTTCGTTTTCTGGATCCGATTCTGGTTTTGTTAGGTTCTTTGTGGAGAAACCGATCTCTGAATTGAGCTCGATTAGGGATTACTGGGGACCGATCTAGGTCTGGGGTTGTTGATTTCTTGGAGTTGTGGGTTTGTGAATCAGATCTGTGGTGGTTTTGGTTGTTTTCGGATTGGGGATTTCTCGAAATGCGTGAAGGTTTAGTGTTGAGATTGGGTTCTTTGTGGGAAATGTGGGGTTAGATCTATTGGGAAATAAAAGTTTGCATCTTGAGATTGTTGTGATGAGTAAAAAAAGGCTTTTTTGGATTGCGGTTTTCGCTTTTGATTGTGTCTTTATTGTGTGGATCAATTTGTTTGGTAACTATGAGCGAATTCCCTTGTGTCGTGACTAGTTCGATTCATCTGTGCTAGGCGGTATCGCAAAATAGGAGGAAAATGTATCTTATTTTACACATTTGCATTAGCTGCTGGGTTGATTGAGGGATAATAATACCAGATATGTGAGATGGTATATCTTGAGTTTTCATATTTGATGTTGCTGCAGTGTTTGTGATACTAGTGGATAACTATCTCTCTCTCATTGTATGAGTTTGATATTAGTTTAATTATATATATATATTTTGTGTAGTTTCCTGGTTATTTTATTTTAGTCATATTTGTTTTCATCCTTCATTCGTCTAATCTATTGTCAACGTATTTGTTTGCTCAATAGGTAAGGGGGCTCTGTGAGAAGGCTAAGGAGATATTGATGGAAGAAAGCAATGTTCAGGTTAGCTTTTTTGGTTTATTCAGATTACGTTTCTTTACATAACGATGTTCACTTCCTCAAGATCTTGAAACAGATTGTACACTTATGCATTGAGATTGTTAACTAGTGCTTTCAGTTGCTTAAATCAGAAACTCAAGTATAGCTGGAAAGTGTGCATATGATTTTTTTTCCCGTGTCTATGAGTGTTTGGTTTTCATATATATTTTGCTAGATATACACGTAATATGTAATTAATCTTTTTGGTTTTCATGTGTTGCAGCCTGTGAAAAGCCCAGTGACTATTTGTGGTGATATTCACGGACAATTTCATGATCTTGCCGAGCTTTTCCGTATTGGAGGAAAGGTATCTTTTCGCATTTGAGCTGTGTAGTTCTACGTATGTTTGGTCTAAGGGAGAGTGATAATAGGCACAGAACTTTATGAAGAGATGTAATGGGAATGTAATTTTATGAATTAGAAAGGACTTTTTTTTTATTTAAGGATGATTACTGTACTAGTTTACTTTAGTATCTTCGATCAACTTTAAAAATGTCCAAGAAGCCTAATGGTCTCGTGTGTTTCCTTATCTGATTGATCTTGTAATTTTGATGTTAATTTGTATTTCTCTGATTTCTGATATTCAGTATTTCACATTTTACGAAAATAATAGTTCTTGTTGTTGCAATTTTGTTTGTAGTGTCCAGATACCAATTATTTGTTTATGGGAGATTATGTGGATCGTGGCTATTACTCTGTCGAAACCGTAACAGTAAGTATGAGTTTTTTTAGTATCTGATTTTTATCTTCCATTTTGGTTTAGTTAATTATTTGGGGTTCCCCTTTTCTTGTTTTCATTACATACAAGCTTTTTGGAATCTGAGACAAGAGTTGTCTGGTTAAAATAGTTGCGGGGTTTGTTACTGTAATAATTTTACTATAGAAAGCTGGATACATGTTGAGTCTGAGCTATGTTGTGCACCAGTTGACCTAAGAAGAGGCTAGAAATTTAGGAATACTATCTAGATAATTAGACTGGTTTACATTGTGTTGCCCTTAGGAAAATTAATTTTGTTATGAAGGAAGTTTCCCATTTTCAAGGCTGCCTCATCTTTCCTTTTTGCGTCCCCATGTCTAGTATTGCTCCTGACTCCTTTATCTGTTAAATCAGCTTTTGGTGGCCTTGAAGGTTCGTTACTCTCAACGTATAACTATCCTTAGAGGGAATCATGAAAGTCGTCAGGTGAATTTTTTCTCTCTCTAATATGATAGGCTGTTATTGTTTTCTCAGGTTTTCATTGATAACACTCTAATGTTTTCCCATTGCAGATTACTCAAGTTTATGGTTTTTATGACGAGTGCTTACGGAAGTGAGTTTCTTAGCATCTCTTGCGTTGTCATTTTTTTTTATAACTATGATGTTTGTTTGGCATTTTATGTATTTATCTTTTCAATAGACAAGTTCGTGTGATATGCGACTTAAACCAAGAACTCTACTCTCCATTTGTGTAGGTTCTGTTTGAACATTATATAGAATATACATGTAATGTGCCCTTTTGTTTAAATGTGAAAGTCATTGGGAAATGATTCTTAAATATGTACAACTCTTTAAGATGATGTTCATGGAGTGTATTAAATCAATCAAGTCTGAGAAGATAGAATAGTAGTAGTTGTTGCTCATGATAATTTTTTTTGTTTTTGAGTGGGATGATGTCTGGTTGATCCAGTCACCTACGTATTATATATTGATTCATACTTCCCTGTCTGATCAACTGGTTTTATCATATTTTTCAAGTCTGCAAAACTAATTCATATTTTGTTTCTATTTGCAGGTATGGGAATGCCAATGTTTGGAAGACCTTCACAGATTTATTTGACTATTTTCCGTTGACAGCCTTG from Fragaria vesca subsp. vesca linkage group LG3, FraVesHawaii_1.0, whole genome shotgun sequence harbors:
- the LOC101304078 gene encoding serine/threonine-protein phosphatase PP2A catalytic subunit-like — protein: MDSVPSNSHGNLDEQIAQLMQCKPLSEQEVRGLCEKAKEILMEESNVQPVKSPVTICGDIHGQFHDLAELFRIGGKCPDTNYLFMGDYVDRGYYSVETVTLLVALKVRYSQRITILRGNHESRQITQVYGFYDECLRKYGNANVWKTFTDLFDYFPLTALVESEIFCLHGGLSPSIETLDNIRNFDRVQEVPHEGPMCDLLWSDPDDRCGWGISPRGAGYTFGQDISEQFNHTNNLKLIARAHQLVMEGYNWGHEQKVVTIFSAPNYCYRCGNMASILEVDDCKGHTFIQFEPAPRRGEPDVTRRTPDYFL